One Lentibacillus cibarius DNA window includes the following coding sequences:
- a CDS encoding exonuclease SbcCD subunit D, with product MKLFHTADWHLGKLVQGVYMTEDQRYVLEQFIQAVEDEKPDAVIIAGDLYDRAVPPTEAVHLLNEVLERIVLELKTPVLAVAGNHDSPGRLNFGSSIMKENGFYITGHLKKDMQPVVLYDEHGPVQFHLVPYSDPSVVRNELDDETIRSHNDAAERIIETLHGQMDPNSRHVYVGHAFVTPFGEEEENTSDSERPLSIGGAEYVDARHFARFHYTALGHLHQAHYVSNETVRYSGSIMKYSISEEHHQKGFHVVDMDAGGNVSIEKRTLTPARDIRTVEATMEELLLHPVSEDYVFVRLLDEAPALSPMERIRSVYPNAMHVERKHFTPSSHADNSSKPKADRTNMSDLDLFKAFYKEVKGIDATEETEAIFRDVLDDLLKGEEEPAPTDKQKASVSQ from the coding sequence ATGAAACTATTTCACACAGCGGACTGGCATTTGGGAAAACTTGTCCAAGGTGTTTACATGACCGAAGACCAGCGATACGTGCTGGAGCAGTTCATCCAAGCGGTCGAGGATGAGAAACCGGATGCGGTCATCATTGCCGGGGATTTATATGATCGGGCAGTACCACCGACAGAAGCGGTGCATTTGCTTAACGAGGTGCTAGAGCGAATCGTGCTGGAGCTGAAAACCCCTGTCCTTGCTGTGGCAGGTAACCACGACAGCCCGGGCCGCCTGAATTTCGGCAGCAGCATAATGAAAGAGAATGGCTTTTATATTACTGGCCATTTAAAGAAAGATATGCAACCGGTTGTCCTTTATGACGAACACGGTCCGGTGCAGTTCCACCTTGTTCCGTATAGTGATCCGAGTGTCGTTCGCAATGAACTGGACGACGAGACCATCCGCTCACATAATGATGCTGCTGAAAGAATCATAGAAACGCTCCACGGCCAAATGGATCCGAACAGCCGACATGTTTATGTTGGTCACGCCTTTGTAACCCCATTCGGGGAGGAAGAAGAGAATACGAGTGACTCGGAGCGGCCACTTTCAATCGGAGGAGCAGAGTATGTTGATGCGCGCCACTTTGCTCGTTTTCACTACACGGCACTAGGACATTTGCACCAAGCACACTATGTCAGCAATGAAACAGTCCGCTATTCCGGTTCGATTATGAAATATTCCATATCGGAAGAACACCATCAAAAAGGATTCCATGTAGTTGACATGGATGCAGGTGGAAACGTGTCCATCGAAAAGCGCACGCTGACACCAGCAAGGGATATCCGAACGGTAGAGGCCACGATGGAGGAGTTGCTGCTGCATCCGGTGAGCGAGGATTATGTCTTTGTCCGGCTTTTGGATGAAGCACCGGCTTTATCACCAATGGAGCGGATTCGCTCGGTTTATCCGAACGCCATGCATGTGGAGCGGAAACACTTCACACCTAGCTCCCACGCTGACAATAGCAGCAAGCCGAAAGCGGATCGAACCAACATGAGTGATCTTGATTTGTTCAAAGCCTTTTATAAGGAAGTGAAAGGAATCGATGCGACGGAGGAAACAGAAGCCATTTTCCGCGACGTGCTGGACGATTTGCTAAAAGGGGAAGAAGAACCGGCGCCAACCGACAAACAGAAAGCATCCGTATCGCAATAA
- a CDS encoding reverse transcriptase-like protein — protein sequence MNVRMELVYQTPKGTETTFTSEEMAAPKALLIAEDLQKTGRLDDIQFIDSHENSWNVKELKKQMEEIKAEPHHITVYFDGGYDLQTQKSGLGCAIYYEMNEKAYRLRKNASVDELESNNEAEYAACHLALQELENLEVHHLPVTITGDSLVVIKQLQGEWPCYESNLSRWADRIDHLINRMGLDPEFNIVSRKKNKEADQLASQALEGTEITSTSEVTKGK from the coding sequence GTGAATGTTCGGATGGAATTAGTTTATCAGACACCCAAAGGAACAGAAACAACCTTTACTTCGGAGGAAATGGCAGCCCCGAAGGCATTGTTAATAGCTGAAGACTTACAAAAAACAGGCCGTTTGGACGACATACAATTCATTGACAGCCATGAAAATAGCTGGAATGTGAAGGAATTAAAGAAACAGATGGAAGAGATTAAAGCCGAACCGCATCATATCACGGTTTATTTTGATGGTGGTTATGATCTGCAAACACAGAAGTCCGGCTTGGGATGTGCTATCTATTACGAGATGAATGAAAAAGCATACCGGCTACGGAAAAATGCTTCTGTTGATGAGCTCGAATCCAATAATGAAGCAGAATATGCCGCTTGTCATCTTGCATTACAGGAACTGGAAAATTTAGAAGTTCATCATTTGCCGGTTACGATTACTGGCGACTCGCTTGTTGTTATTAAACAATTGCAGGGTGAGTGGCCGTGCTATGAGTCAAACTTATCCAGGTGGGCAGACCGGATAGATCATCTCATTAATCGTATGGGGCTTGACCCGGAATTCAACATCGTATCCCGGAAAAAGAACAAAGAAGCAGATCAACTGGCGTCTCAAGCATTGGAAGGCACTGAGATTACAAGTACGAGCGAAGTAACCAAGGGAAAATAA
- the sspO gene encoding small acid-soluble spore protein O, translating to MGKRRKNDTGISDEQAVRKKLSKEYDHEFANEPLTENERHNNKKTKKRQ from the coding sequence ATGGGTAAACGACGTAAAAACGACACTGGAATCAGTGACGAACAAGCGGTAAGAAAAAAGTTGTCGAAGGAATATGATCATGAGTTTGCAAATGAACCGTTAACAGAAAATGAACGGCATAACAATAAGAAGACGAAAAAACGACAATGA
- a CDS encoding WYL domain-containing protein: MDQLLFRSLQTRKKLEMIYLRVDNRTSYRVIRVLGMHEDRVIAYCFTRKEVRTFKKDMILSIGPVQKGKMGA, from the coding sequence ATGGATCAATTGCTTTTTCGATCATTGCAAACAAGAAAGAAACTTGAAATGATTTACTTAAGGGTCGATAATAGAACAAGTTACCGTGTGATTCGTGTGCTTGGTATGCATGAGGATCGGGTAATAGCATATTGTTTTACACGAAAAGAAGTAAGAACGTTTAAAAAAGATATGATATTGTCAATTGGACCAGTTCAAAAGGGGAAAATGGGGGCATAG